From a single Botrytis cinerea B05.10 chromosome 16, complete sequence genomic region:
- the Bccdc28 gene encoding Bccdc28: protein MENYQKLEKIGEGTYGVVYKAKDLSHPGRIVALKKIRLEAEDEGVPSTAIREISLLKEMNDPNIVRLLNIVHADGHKLYLVMEFLDLDLKKYMESLPVADGGRGRALPEGSGPDLGRMGMGDAMIKKFMSQLCEGIRYCHAHRVLHRDLKPQNLLIDREGNLKLADFGLARAFGVPLRTYTHEVVTLWYRAPEILLGGRQYSTGVDMWSVGCIFAEMCTRKPLFPGDSEIDEIFKIFKLLGTPNDQEWPGVSDKTCFPDFKPSFPKWQRDMSQPLCTNLDENGLDLLELMLVYDPAGRISAKQACTHPYFEDGSAAYSGRGASTTYKTTNGYH from the exons ATGGAGAACTATCAGAAGCTGGAAAAGATCGGAGAGG GTACTTACGGTGTTGTTTACAAAGCCAAGGATCTTTCCCATCCAGGACGTATCGTTGCCCTTAAGAAGATTCGACTCGaagcagaagatgaaggagttCCTAGTACCGCCATTAGAGAAATTTCTCTCCTCAAGGAGATGAATGATCCAAATATTGTCCGACTTCTCAATATTGTTCACGCAGACGGTCATAAACTATACCTCGTCATGGAGTTCCTCGACCTGGATCTTAAGAAATATATGGAATCACTTCCAGTTGCCGATGGTGGTAGAGGTAGAGCTTTACCGGAAGGATCTGGTCCGGATTTGGGTAGAATGGGTATGGGCGATGCTATGATTAAGAAGTTCATGAGTCAATTGTGCGAAGGCATTCGATATTGTCACGCACATCGAGTTCTTCACCGAGATTTGAAGCCACAGAATTTACTCATTGATCGGGAAGGTAACCTCAAGCTTGCAGATTTTGGTCTTGCTCGTGCTTTTGGTGTCCCTCTTCGAACATATACCCACGAAGTTGTTACCTTATGGTACCGTGCTCCTGAAATTCTCCTTGGAGGTCGACAATACTCTACTGGTGTTGATATGTGGTCTGTTGGATGTATTTTCGCGGAGATGTGTACCAGAAAGCCATTGTTTCCAGGTGACTCTGAAATTGACgagatcttcaagatcttcaa ACTTCTAGGTACACCTAACGATCAAGAATGGCCCGGTGTCAGTGACAAAACTTGTTTCCCCGACTTTAAACCATCTTTCCCCAAATGGCAACGCGACATGAGCCAACCTCTTTGTACGAATCTTGACGAAAACGGATTGGATCTCCTCGAATTGATGCTTGTCTATGATCCAGCTGGACGTATTTCTGCCAAGCAAGCATGTACACACCCATATTTTGAGGACGGAAGCGCGGCATACTCCGGACGAGGCGCAAGCACTACGTATAAAACTACAAACGGATACCACTGA
- the Bcfmn1 gene encoding Bcfmn1 codes for MATKEPRPSIVGSESGPESPYPLRMEGEVVSGFGRGSKELGIPTANIPVTNVPWIDTAPSGVYFGHAALDLPASHPELQTPSSSSPSPSSSSSSPTTRLYPMVMSIGYNPFYRNTVRSAEVHLLHKFSQDFYGSHMRVEILGYIRPELDYVDKESLVRDIETDIEVARASLARENWGVEKSDAWLAGGKSE; via the exons ATGGCGACTAAAGAACCCCGCCCTTCAATTGTCGGGTCGGAAAGCGGTCCCGAATCTCCTTATCCTTTGCGAATGGAAGGGGAAGTGGTTTCGGGATTTGGGCGCGGATCTAAAGAA CTCGGAATCCCCACCGCCAACATCCCCGTAACAAACGTCCCCTGGATCGACACCGCCCCCTCCGGCGTATACTTCGGACACGCCGCACTGGACCTTCCGGCCTCTCACCCCGAACTCCAAAcgccctcctcctcctccccctccccctcttcctcttcctcttcccccaCCACCCGCCTCTACCCTATGGTAATGTCCATTGGCTACAACCCGTTCTACCGCAACACGGTACGCTCAGCCGAAGTCCACCTACTCCACAAATTCTCCCAAGATTTCTACGGCAGCCACATGCGCGTTGAGATTCTGGGCTATATTCGACCCGAGCTGGATTATGTGGACAAGGAGTCTTTGGTGAGGGATATCGAGACGGATATTGAGGTTGCGAGGGCGAGTTTGGCGAGGGAGAATTGGGGGGTGGAGAAGAGCGATGCGTGGTTGGCGGGGGGGAAGAGTGAATAG
- the Bcert1 gene encoding Bcert1: MSGETEIDDPEVSDGASENDYSDHEQELDVIGKEGDNQEMAEQKVRPDGEENGNTVGATATVTKPKFDPKDPLRPRRKKARRACFACQRAHLTCGDERPCQRCIKRGLADACQDGVRKKAKYLHDAPPEALRPVLGPTYNQQVSSNRATAASTPTEPSPGMGNFFSQPDTSPSYPLFGANQQGQMPPPLQNRLSFGSNQPSPISPTFHTAGNRPAGMQGISLPQVSNDSHSAFGGGAFFDPSNPALFNFDLEGLNFGNHYGALEFGMLGHMASGSAETPPQDSSAGMPQNVGDLGFSNNSAFTNNPPFNQIYSHDSLPDFAVGLDRPNGGNVFGNNNPHHGLPHAYAIATSGSQHSPSTDASPAASTMGFESSPTTTNYPAPASHRPAKRQDTKSGPSGKLGPSGILGKRNRDPSSIYDTVHEPYSYTTGFHSLTAFIQKRFSPNKTLRIAKSLASIRPSFISCTKTLNRQDLIFMEKCFQRTLFEYEDFMLNCCTPTVVCRRTGEIAAANKEFTLLTGWRKEVLLGNEANLNTNTGSGGPPSSGSSGRGSFTTPRMRPVNLADSNPNGKTQPIFLAELLDDDSVIEFYEDFARLAFGDSRGSVTTRYKLLRYQTAKDTSQSPEGDKGKRKDIVGFNGAGIGGMGNRIKEIDANNGIESLQQDGKVDCSSCWTIKRDVFDIPMLIVMNFLPCI, from the exons ATGTCGGGAGAAACTGAAATAGATGATCCTGAGGTTTCGGATGGTGCTTCGGAGAATGATTATAGTGATCATGAGCAAGAGCTTGATGTTATAGGAAAAGAGGGCGATAATCAAGAAATGGCGGAACAAAAAGTAAGACCGGACGGCGAGGAGAATGGAAATACTGTAGGAGCAACGGCTACAGTTACAAAACCAAAATTCGATCCTAAAGATCCCTTGAGACCTAGAAGAAAGAAGGCGAGAAGAGCTTGTTTTGCTTGTCAACGAGCGCATTTAACTTGTG GGGACGAGCGTCCATGTCAACGTTGTATAAAGCGAGGTTTAGCGGATGCTTGCCAGGATGGTGTCAGAAAGAAGGCCAAGTATCTTCACGATGCACCACCAGAAGCTCTCAGACCTGTTTTGGGACCAACTTACAATCAACAAGTAAGCAGTAATCGAGCCACTGCCGCATCAACACCGACGGAACCTTCTCCTGGTATGGGGAACTTTTTCTCTCAACCTGATACTTCACCGTCTTATCCACTCTTTGGAGCCAATCAACAAGGTCAAATGCCACCGCCATTGCAGAATCGACTCTCTTTTGGAAGTAATCAGCCATCGCCGATATCTCCAACTTTTCACACAGCAGGCAATCGACCAGCTGGAATGCAAGGAATTTCTCTACCGCAAGTTTCAAACGATTCTCATTCCGCATTTGGGGGTGGTGCATTTTTCGATCCCAGTAATCCAGCACTATTCAACTTTGATTTAGAAGGATTAAATTTCGGAAATCATTATGGAGCATTAGAGTTTGGAATGCTAGGGCATATGGCATCAGGCTCAGCAGAAACACCACCACAAGATTCAAGTGCAGGAATGCCACAAAATGTTGGCGATCTCGGCTTCAGTAACAATTCAGCTTTCACTAATAATCCGCCTTTTAATCAAATCTATTCTCACGATTCATTGCCGGATTTTGCTGTCGGTTTGGACAGACCGAATGGAGGAAATGTCTTTGGCAATAATAATCCACATCATGGTTTACCTCATGCGTACGCAATTGCCACTAGTGGCAGTCAACACAGTCCTAGCACTGATGCGAGTCCTGCGGCAAGTACAATGGGATTTGAGAGCTCACCGACAACTACTAATTATCCGGCACCGGCAAGTCACAGGCCAGCAAAACGACAAGATACGAAGTCAGGCCCATCTGGCAAGCTTGGGCCATCGGGTATACTTGGAAAGAGGAATCGGGATCCTTCATCTATCTACGATACAGTCCATGAACCTTATTCGTATACTACCGGTTTCCATAGCTTGACTGCTTTCATTCAAAAGCGATTCTCGCCAAACAAGACGCTTCGGATAGCCAAATCACTCGCTTCCATTAGACCATCCTTTATCTCTTGTACAAAAACCCTCAATCGACaagatttaatattcatGGAGaaatgttttcaaagaacttTATTTGAGTATGAAGACTTCATGTTGAACTGCTGCACGCCAACAGTGGTCTGTCGTAGGACTGGAGAAATCGCCGCTGCTAATAAAGAATTCACACTTTTGACTGGATGGAGGAAGGAAGTCCTCTTAGGAAATGAAGCAAACCTTAATACCAATACAGGAAGTGGTGGTCCTCCATCCTCAGGAAGTTCAGGACGGGGAAGTTTCACAACGCCTAGAATGCGACCCGTCAACCTTGCCGACTCGAACCCGAACGGTAAAACTCAACCTATCTTCCTCGCGGAACTGTTAGACGATGATAGCGTCATTGAATTCTATGAAGATTTTGCACGATTGGCATTTGGAGACAGTAGAGGAAGTGTTACGACTCGTTATAAGCTTCTTAGATATCAAACGGCAAAAGACACCTCTCAATCTCCCGAAGGTGATAAGGGAAAGCGAAAGGATATCGTTGGATTCAATGGGGCTGGGATTGGAGGAATGGGTAATAGGATAAAGGAAATTGATGCGAACAATGGAATCGAGTCGTTGCAACAGGATGGAAAGGTGGATTGTAGTTCTTGTTGGACAATTAAGAGGGATGTCTTTGACATTCCCATGTTAATTGTTATGAAT TTCCTTCCTTGCATCTAG
- the Bcswf1 gene encoding Bcswf1 — protein sequence MGTVRNIAIVVLVISFFTFVAFFGRLPALRGTPIGSLYRVLCVHIPRGFRAADERLTNGRLSTSVGRLAHTLWNDRHPVVMIFFILLLSVAEIMFLPVAWSFMSTSREIKAIVAVILPYVFLYLAASRDPGYITPSNHVHQMSIYPYDYTIFHPGNPCRSCHLLKPARSKHCSVCKHCIAKFDHHCIFINNCVGYNNHHWFLLLLFTTGNLTTYAVYIGNSILSTFIAAVYPDWSFLGFGFTWSRYFSIWGLALQEHTRIGSITLLCFLTTPLVYGLFFFHIYLIWCGTTTNESMKWSDWNIEMAEGYVFKRTLSENREKNLRIEPAWTHWPAESQQIVLRTADGQDPVGGIGEGEWKRVWGLGDVENLYDIGFLDNLKDVFVGRQGVYDIPDREAGVPLETPRGRSSEQTSA from the exons ATGGGCACTGTCCGGAATATTGCAATAGTTGTTCTAGTTATCTCTTTTTTCACATTCGTTGCTTTCTTTGGCAGGCTTCCAGCATTAAG AGGTACACCAATAGGTAGTTTATATCGAGTACTATGTGTACACATTCCTCGTGGCTTTAGAGCAGCAGATGAGAGATTGACCAATGGTCGTCTCAGTACTTCGGTGGGAAGACTGGCGCATACATTATGGAATGATCGACATCCTGTTGTTATG atctttttcattcttctacTCTCCGTAGCCGAGATTATGTTCCTGCCGGTAGCATGGTCATTTATGAGCACATCTCGCGAAATAAAGGCAATTGTTGCTGTGATATTACCATATGTCTTCCTCTATCTAGCTGCTTCGCGTGATCCAGGCTATATCACGCCATCAAATCACGTTCATCAAATGAGTATTTATCCTTATGACTATACAATTTTCCATCCTGGAAACCCTTGTCGATCATGTCATCTACTCAAACCTGCCAGATCCAAGCATTGCAGCGTTTGTAAGCATTGCATCGCAAAATTCGATCATCATtgtatcttcatcaacaattgTGTGGGTTACAACAACCACCATTggtttctcctccttcttttcaCGACTGGGAATCTCACCACGTATGCTGTTTACATTGGAAACTCTATTCTTTCCACTTTCATTGCCGCCGTGTATCCAGACTGGTCTTTTCTAGGATTCGGTTTTACCTGGTCTCGTTACTTCTCAATCTGGGGACTGGCACTACAAGAACACACCCGAATTGGTTCCATAACTCTCTTATGTTTCCTCACCACCCCCTTGGTATATGgcctttttttctttcacatATATCTCATTTGGTGCGGCACCACCACCAATGAGAGTATGAAATGGTCCGACTGGAATATCGAGATGGCCGAGGGATATGTTTTCAAGCGCACGCTCTCCGAAAACCGAGAGAAAAATTTACGAATAGAGCCAGCATGGACACATTGGCCAGCAGAGAGTCAACAGATCGTTTTGCGTACAGCCGATGGACAAGATCCTGttggaggaattggagaaggagaatggaAACGCGTCTGGGGTTTGGGGGATGTTGAGAATTTATACGATATTGGGTTTTTAGACAATCTAAAAGATGTGTTTGTTGGGCGGCAGGGTGTGTATGATATACCAGATAGAGAGGCCGGTGTGCCGTTAGAGACACCGAGAGGTAGAAGTTCCGAGCAGACGAGTGCATAG